In one Cronobacter dublinensis subsp. dublinensis LMG 23823 genomic region, the following are encoded:
- a CDS encoding PTS sugar transporter subunit IIC, with protein MSLYQSMVHVIENKITPLAGAMGSQRHVVAIRDGFLAALPFMIIGSFLLVFIFPPFSPDTQIGFCRAWLDLSLKYREQLMLPFNLSMGVMTFFISVGIGASLGKHYQLDPIMTGLLAFMAFLLVAAPYKDGHISTQYFSGQGIFTALITAIYASEMYAFLKRHNITIRLPKEVPTGVARSFEILIPVVVIVFTLHPLNLLIESTTGMILPEAIMHLLSPLVAASDSLPAILISVLICQILWFAGIHGALIVTGIMNPFWMANLSANQAALAAGQALPHIYLQGFWDHYLLIGGVGSTLPLAFLLLRSRAVHLRTIGKMGVVPSLFNINEPILFGAPVIMNPIFFLPFILVPMVNAVLAWTATKLGWLAQVVSLTPWTTPAPVGASWAANWAFSPVIMCLICMVMSALMYYPFVKAYERTLQKQEAAQNAPESDTVTNNA; from the coding sequence ATGAGTCTGTACCAGAGTATGGTCCATGTTATTGAAAACAAAATTACGCCGCTGGCGGGCGCGATGGGTTCGCAGCGTCACGTGGTGGCTATCAGGGACGGCTTTCTCGCCGCCCTGCCGTTTATGATTATTGGTTCGTTTCTGCTGGTGTTTATCTTTCCGCCCTTCTCGCCTGACACGCAGATAGGCTTTTGCCGCGCCTGGCTCGATCTCTCGCTAAAATACCGCGAGCAGCTGATGCTGCCGTTTAACCTCAGCATGGGCGTGATGACGTTTTTTATCTCCGTCGGCATTGGCGCAAGCCTCGGCAAGCATTACCAGCTTGACCCAATCATGACCGGCCTGCTGGCGTTTATGGCGTTTCTGCTGGTGGCCGCGCCCTATAAAGACGGTCATATCTCCACGCAGTATTTCTCCGGCCAGGGCATCTTCACCGCGCTTATCACGGCGATTTACGCCAGCGAAATGTATGCCTTCCTGAAGCGTCACAACATCACGATTCGCCTGCCGAAAGAGGTGCCGACCGGCGTCGCGCGTTCGTTTGAAATTTTGATCCCGGTGGTGGTAATTGTCTTTACGCTCCACCCGCTTAACCTGCTGATTGAATCCACGACCGGCATGATCCTGCCGGAGGCGATCATGCATCTGCTTTCGCCGCTGGTCGCCGCCTCTGATTCACTGCCAGCTATCCTGATTTCCGTGCTGATTTGCCAGATTTTGTGGTTTGCCGGTATCCACGGCGCGCTCATCGTCACCGGCATCATGAACCCGTTCTGGATGGCGAATCTCTCCGCCAACCAGGCCGCGCTCGCGGCGGGTCAGGCGCTGCCGCATATCTATCTGCAGGGCTTCTGGGACCACTACCTGCTGATTGGCGGCGTGGGTTCGACCCTGCCGCTGGCATTCCTGCTGCTGCGCAGCCGCGCCGTACATCTGCGCACGATCGGTAAAATGGGCGTTGTGCCGAGCCTGTTTAACATCAACGAGCCGATTCTGTTCGGCGCGCCGGTCATTATGAACCCGATATTCTTCCTGCCGTTTATCCTGGTACCGATGGTCAATGCCGTACTGGCGTGGACTGCCACCAAACTGGGCTGGCTGGCGCAGGTCGTCTCGCTGACGCCGTGGACCACGCCTGCGCCGGTCGGCGCGTCATGGGCCGCCAACTGGGCCTTTAGCCCGGTCATCATGTGCCTTATCTGTATGGTGATGTCGGCGCTGATGTACTACCCGTTTGTCAAAGCCTATGAGCGCACCTTGCAGAAACAGGAAGCGGCCCAGAACGCCCCTGAAAGTGACACTGTCACTAATAATGCCTGA
- the cfa gene encoding cyclopropane fatty acyl phospholipid synthase, whose protein sequence is MSSSCLEEVSIPDNHWYRIVTELLSRAGIAVNGAAPADIHVKNPDFFKRVLQEGSLGLGESYMDGWWECERLDLFFTKVLRAGLEDQLPHHLKDTLRILGARLFNLQSKKRAWIVGKEHYDLGNDLFSRILDPYMQYSCGYWKEADNLEDAQQAKLRLICEKLQLKPGMTLLDIGCGWGGLAAFAAQHYGVSVTGVTISAEQQKMAQARCEGLDVTILLQDYRDLDAQFDRIVSVGMFEHVGPKNYATYFDVADRNLKPDGLFLLHTIGSRKTDNNVDPWIDKYIFPNGCLPSARQIAAASEPHFVMEDWHNFGADYDKTLMAWYERFLAAWPDIADNYSERFKRMFTYYLNACAGAFRARDIQLWQVVFSRGVENGLRVAR, encoded by the coding sequence ATGAGTTCATCGTGTCTGGAAGAAGTCAGCATACCGGATAACCACTGGTATCGTATTGTAACTGAACTGCTCAGCCGGGCCGGGATCGCCGTCAACGGCGCCGCCCCCGCCGACATCCACGTGAAAAACCCCGATTTTTTTAAGCGCGTGCTACAGGAAGGCTCCCTCGGTCTTGGCGAAAGCTATATGGATGGCTGGTGGGAGTGCGAGCGTCTCGATCTGTTTTTCACCAAAGTGCTGCGCGCGGGGCTGGAAGACCAGCTCCCCCACCATCTTAAAGATACGCTGCGCATTCTCGGCGCCCGCCTCTTTAACCTGCAGTCGAAAAAGCGCGCGTGGATTGTCGGCAAAGAGCATTACGATCTCGGCAACGATCTTTTCAGCCGCATTCTTGACCCGTATATGCAGTACTCGTGCGGCTACTGGAAAGAGGCCGATAACCTGGAGGACGCCCAGCAGGCGAAGCTGCGGCTCATCTGCGAAAAACTGCAGCTGAAGCCCGGGATGACGCTGCTCGATATCGGCTGCGGCTGGGGCGGTCTCGCCGCGTTCGCCGCGCAGCATTATGGGGTTTCCGTCACCGGTGTGACGATCTCCGCCGAGCAGCAAAAAATGGCGCAGGCGCGCTGCGAAGGGCTTGATGTCACTATCCTTTTACAGGATTACCGCGACCTCGACGCGCAGTTCGACCGCATTGTGTCGGTGGGCATGTTTGAGCATGTCGGCCCGAAAAATTATGCCACCTATTTTGACGTCGCCGACCGCAACCTTAAGCCCGACGGGCTGTTCTTGCTGCATACCATCGGCTCGCGCAAAACCGATAACAATGTCGACCCGTGGATTGATAAATATATCTTCCCGAACGGCTGTCTGCCCTCGGCGCGCCAGATAGCGGCCGCCAGCGAGCCGCACTTCGTCATGGAAGACTGGCACAACTTCGGCGCTGATTATGATAAAACGCTGATGGCCTGGTACGAACGCTTTCTGGCCGCCTGGCCGGACATCGCCGATAACTACTCTGAGCGGTTCAAACGGATGTTCACCTATTATCTGAACGCCTGCGCGGGCGCGTTTCGCGCACGGGATATTCAGCTCTGGCAGGTGGTGTTCAGCCGCGGCGTGGAAAACGGCCTGCGCGTCGCCCGTTAA
- the punC gene encoding purine nucleoside transporter PunC, with the protein MRPTKGFLFWLAGLSVLGFLATDMYLPAFAAIEADLRTAPSAISASLSLFLAGFALAQLVWGPLSDRFGRRPVLLAGLGIFALGCLGTVWVESAGALLALRFIQAVGVCAAAVSWQALVTDRYPAQQARRIFATIMPLVGLSPALAPLLGSWILNHFDWQAIFVVLFAITLLLMIPALRLPAGAPQNHHEGEPLSFAMLLRSSTYSGNVLIYAACSASFFAWLTGSPFILHAMGYSPAVIGLSYVPQTIAFLIGGYGCRSALQKWHGEKLLPWLLVGYALSVVATWLVGLSDAVTLTTLLIPFCLMAMANGAIYPIVVAAALLPFPQATGRAAALQNTLQLGLCFVASLVVSWLVATPLLSTTSVMLATVLLAGLGWWLRGRHVPAR; encoded by the coding sequence ATGCGACCTACAAAAGGCTTTCTTTTCTGGCTGGCCGGGCTGAGCGTGCTCGGTTTTCTCGCCACCGATATGTATCTGCCTGCGTTCGCGGCAATCGAAGCGGATCTGCGCACCGCGCCGTCCGCCATTAGCGCCTCCCTGAGCCTGTTCCTCGCGGGTTTCGCGCTGGCGCAGCTGGTCTGGGGCCCGCTCTCCGATCGTTTTGGCCGTCGCCCGGTATTACTGGCGGGCCTCGGGATTTTCGCGCTCGGCTGTCTTGGCACGGTCTGGGTGGAGAGCGCCGGCGCGCTGCTGGCGCTGCGCTTTATTCAGGCGGTCGGCGTCTGTGCGGCGGCGGTCAGCTGGCAGGCGCTGGTGACAGACCGTTACCCGGCGCAGCAGGCGCGGCGCATTTTCGCCACTATTATGCCGCTGGTCGGGCTCTCCCCGGCGCTGGCCCCGCTGCTCGGCAGCTGGATCCTCAATCATTTCGACTGGCAGGCGATTTTCGTGGTGCTGTTCGCCATTACGCTGCTGCTGATGATCCCGGCGCTGCGTCTGCCTGCCGGCGCGCCGCAAAATCACCATGAAGGCGAACCGCTGAGCTTCGCCATGCTGCTGCGCTCGTCCACTTACAGCGGTAATGTGCTTATTTACGCCGCCTGCTCCGCCAGCTTTTTCGCGTGGCTGACCGGCTCGCCGTTTATCCTGCACGCGATGGGCTACAGCCCGGCGGTGATAGGCTTAAGCTATGTACCGCAGACTATCGCCTTTCTGATTGGCGGCTACGGCTGTCGCAGCGCGCTGCAAAAATGGCATGGCGAAAAGCTGCTGCCCTGGCTGCTGGTGGGCTATGCGCTAAGCGTGGTCGCGACCTGGCTTGTGGGCTTAAGCGACGCGGTAACGCTGACCACGCTGCTTATCCCCTTCTGCCTGATGGCGATGGCGAACGGCGCGATTTACCCGATCGTGGTGGCCGCCGCCCTGCTGCCGTTCCCGCAGGCCACTGGACGCGCCGCCGCGCTGCAAAATACCCTGCAGTTGGGGCTGTGCTTCGTGGCGAGTCTGGTGGTTTCCTGGCTTGTTGCGACGCCGCTGCTCTCCACCACCAGCGTGATGCTGGCGACGGTCTTACTGGCGGGTCTTGGCTGGTGGCTGCGCGGGCGTCACGTCCCGGCACGGTAA
- the punR gene encoding DNA-binding transcriptional activator PunR, whose protein sequence is MWSEYSLEVVDAVARNGSFSAAAAELHRVPSAVSYTVRQLEEWLAVSLFERRHRDVVLTPAGACFLREGRSVIKKMMITRQQCQQIANGWRGQLAIAVDNIVRPERTRRLVLDFYRHFSDVELLVSQEVFNGVWDALADGRVELAIGATQAVPVGGGRFAFRDMGMLSWRCVVASHHPLAQHAGALSDDSLRDYPSLVLEDTSRSLPKRITWLLDNQHRVVVPDWHCAADALSEGLCIGMVPTHFAKPWLDRGQWRALTLENPFPDAACCLTWRQSDASPALRWLLDYLGDSETLNKEWLREPD, encoded by the coding sequence ATGTGGTCTGAATATTCCCTCGAAGTGGTGGACGCGGTGGCGCGCAACGGCAGCTTCAGCGCGGCGGCGGCGGAACTTCATCGCGTGCCTTCTGCCGTCAGTTATACGGTGCGCCAGCTGGAAGAGTGGCTGGCGGTGTCGCTGTTCGAGCGTCGGCATCGCGACGTCGTGCTGACGCCCGCCGGCGCCTGTTTTCTGCGCGAAGGGCGTTCTGTTATCAAAAAAATGATGATCACCCGCCAGCAGTGTCAGCAGATTGCCAATGGCTGGCGCGGACAGCTCGCCATTGCGGTTGACAATATCGTGCGGCCCGAGCGCACGCGCCGCCTGGTGCTCGACTTCTACCGCCATTTCTCCGATGTCGAACTGCTGGTGTCGCAGGAGGTGTTTAACGGCGTGTGGGACGCGCTGGCGGACGGGCGCGTGGAGCTGGCCATCGGCGCGACCCAGGCGGTGCCGGTGGGGGGCGGGCGCTTCGCGTTTCGGGATATGGGGATGCTGAGCTGGCGCTGCGTGGTGGCGAGCCATCACCCGCTGGCGCAGCACGCGGGCGCGCTCAGCGACGACAGCCTGCGCGATTACCCGTCGCTGGTGCTGGAGGACACATCGCGCTCGCTGCCTAAACGGATCACCTGGCTGCTTGATAATCAGCATCGCGTGGTGGTGCCGGACTGGCACTGCGCCGCCGACGCGCTGAGCGAAGGGCTGTGCATCGGCATGGTGCCGACGCATTTCGCCAAACCCTGGCTGGACCGCGGCCAGTGGCGGGCGCTGACGCTGGAAAATCCATTCCCGGACGCCGCCTGCTGCCTGACGTGGCGGCAAAGCGACGCCTCGCCCGCGCTGCGCTGGCTGCTGGATTATCTGGGGGACAGTGAAACGCTGAACAAGGAGTGGTTGCGGGAGCCAGACTGA
- the purR gene encoding HTH-type transcriptional repressor PurR, whose protein sequence is MATIKDVAKRANVSTTTVSHVINKTRFVAEETRNAVWAAIKELHYSPSAVARSLKVNHTKSIGLLSTSSEAPYFAEIIEAVENSCFAKGYTLILGNAHNNLEKQRAYLSMMAQKRVDGLLVMCSEYPEPLLATLEEYRHIPMVVMDWGEARADFTDSVIDNAFQGGYLAGRYLIERGHRDIGVIPGQLERNTGVGRFSGFMKALEEAMIKVPENWIVQGDFEPESGYRAMQQILSQPQRPTAVFCGGDIMAMGAICAADEMGLRVPQDISIIGYDNVRNARFFSPALTTIHQPKETLGQTAFNMLLDRIINKREESQTIEVHPRLIERRSVADGPFRDYRR, encoded by the coding sequence ATGGCAACAATTAAAGACGTCGCGAAGCGAGCAAACGTTTCTACAACAACAGTCTCACATGTAATTAACAAAACCCGTTTTGTGGCGGAAGAGACACGCAACGCGGTGTGGGCGGCAATCAAAGAATTACACTATTCGCCGAGCGCCGTGGCGCGCAGCCTGAAGGTGAACCACACCAAATCTATCGGTCTGCTCTCCACCAGCAGCGAAGCGCCCTATTTTGCGGAAATTATCGAAGCCGTTGAAAACAGCTGCTTCGCGAAAGGCTATACGCTGATCCTCGGCAACGCGCATAACAATCTGGAAAAGCAGCGCGCCTATTTGTCGATGATGGCGCAAAAGCGCGTCGACGGTCTGCTGGTGATGTGTTCGGAATACCCGGAGCCGCTGCTCGCCACGCTCGAAGAGTACCGTCATATTCCGATGGTCGTGATGGACTGGGGCGAAGCCAGAGCGGATTTCACCGACTCGGTTATCGATAACGCTTTCCAGGGCGGCTATCTCGCAGGCCGCTATCTTATCGAACGCGGCCATCGCGATATCGGCGTTATTCCCGGCCAGCTTGAGCGCAATACCGGCGTGGGGCGTTTCTCCGGCTTTATGAAAGCGCTGGAAGAAGCGATGATCAAAGTGCCGGAAAACTGGATTGTGCAGGGTGATTTCGAGCCGGAGTCAGGCTATCGCGCGATGCAGCAGATCCTCTCCCAGCCGCAGCGTCCTACCGCTGTGTTCTGCGGCGGCGATATCATGGCGATGGGCGCGATTTGCGCCGCTGACGAGATGGGCCTGCGCGTGCCGCAGGATATTTCCATCATCGGCTACGATAACGTGCGCAACGCCCGCTTTTTCAGCCCGGCGCTGACCACTATCCATCAGCCGAAAGAGACGCTGGGCCAGACCGCGTTCAATATGCTGCTTGATCGCATCATTAATAAACGTGAAGAGTCCCAGACTATCGAGGTGCATCCGCGCTTAATCGAGCGCCGATCGGTGGCGGACGGTCCGTTCCGCGACTATCGCCGGTAA
- the cydH gene encoding cytochrome bd-I oxidase subunit CydH, translating to MSSDLKFSLVTTVVVLGLIVAGAFTAILH from the coding sequence ATGAGTTCCGATCTGAAATTTTCGCTGGTCACTACCGTTGTTGTGCTGGGTTTAATTGTGGCGGGCGCGTTTACCGCCATTCTGCATTAA
- a CDS encoding MFS transporter: MKVNFPLLALAIGAFGIGTTEFSPMGLLPVIANGVNVSIPAAGMLISAYAVGVMIGAPLMTLLLSHRARRSALIFLMAIFTLGNVLSALAPDYMTLMASRILTSLNHGAFFGLGSVVAASVVPKHKQASAVATMFMGLTIANIGGVPAATWLGETIGWRMSFLATAGLGLVAMASLWFSLPKGGSGERPDVKSELAVLMRPQVVSALLTTVLGAGAMFTLYTYIAPVLHHITDASAAFVTAMLVLIGVGFSIGNYLGGRLADRSLNGTLKGFLMLLIVIMAAIPWLAKTEIGAAVSMVVWGAATFAVVPPLQMRVMRVASEAPGLSSSVNIGAFNLGNALGAAAGGAVIHAGFGYSVVPVMGALIAALGLLLVLLSGRRETQTACRAE, translated from the coding sequence ATGAAAGTCAATTTTCCGTTACTGGCACTGGCTATTGGTGCCTTTGGCATTGGCACGACCGAGTTTTCCCCGATGGGCCTGCTGCCCGTCATCGCCAATGGCGTTAATGTCTCAATTCCCGCCGCCGGTATGCTTATCAGCGCCTACGCGGTCGGCGTCATGATCGGCGCGCCGCTGATGACGCTGCTGCTGTCGCACCGCGCACGGCGCAGCGCGCTGATTTTCCTGATGGCAATCTTTACGCTCGGCAACGTTCTGTCGGCGCTGGCGCCGGATTACATGACGCTGATGGCCTCGCGCATTCTCACCAGCCTCAACCACGGCGCGTTTTTCGGGCTGGGTTCCGTGGTGGCGGCAAGCGTGGTGCCGAAACATAAGCAGGCCAGCGCTGTCGCGACCATGTTTATGGGGCTGACCATCGCCAATATCGGCGGCGTACCGGCCGCGACCTGGCTTGGCGAAACCATTGGCTGGCGGATGTCATTCCTCGCGACCGCGGGGCTGGGTCTGGTGGCGATGGCGAGCCTCTGGTTCTCCCTGCCGAAAGGCGGCAGCGGCGAGCGTCCGGATGTCAAAAGCGAGCTGGCGGTGCTGATGCGCCCGCAGGTGGTGAGCGCGCTGCTGACCACGGTGCTCGGCGCGGGCGCAATGTTCACACTCTATACCTATATCGCGCCGGTGCTGCACCACATCACTGACGCCAGCGCGGCGTTTGTTACCGCCATGCTGGTGTTGATTGGCGTCGGTTTCTCCATTGGCAACTATCTGGGAGGGCGCCTCGCGGATCGCTCGTTGAACGGCACGCTGAAGGGCTTTCTGATGCTGCTTATCGTCATCATGGCGGCTATTCCATGGCTTGCGAAAACCGAGATCGGCGCGGCGGTCAGCATGGTGGTGTGGGGGGCGGCGACGTTCGCCGTGGTGCCGCCGTTGCAGATGCGCGTGATGCGTGTCGCCAGCGAAGCGCCGGGACTGTCGTCGTCGGTCAATATCGGCGCGTTTAATCTTGGCAACGCGCTTGGCGCGGCGGCGGGCGGCGCGGTTATACATGCGGGCTTCGGCTACAGCGTGGTGCCGGTGATGGGCGCGCTGATTGCCGCTCTCGGCCTGCTGCTGGTGCTGCTCTCCGGGCGTCGCGAAACGCAAACAGCCTGTCGCGCGGAATAA
- a CDS encoding C40 family peptidase — translation MARKTKIALTLCALLMTSSLAFAPLAQASEQTRASKVQKAHASTVKKKTSTKTVRKSNNVTKTKTKTAKTASEKRTTTAKRTSKTSSTASKTASRRTSGTSVKQASTHLTAQACSKTRKNRKTRCVNGPLTIADAHKARVKKAQNTAMNKLMNQIGKPYHWGGTSPRTGFDCSGLVWYAYKDLVKFRIPRTANEMYHLRDAAPVNRGELESGDLVFFRTQGRGTADHVGVYVGNGKFIQSPRSGQEIQITSLSEDYWQRHYVGARRVMTPRTIR, via the coding sequence GTGGCGCGCAAAACAAAAATTGCTCTCACGCTCTGTGCTTTATTAATGACTTCATCACTGGCTTTTGCGCCGCTCGCGCAAGCGTCGGAGCAGACGCGCGCCTCAAAGGTGCAAAAAGCGCACGCCAGTACGGTGAAAAAGAAAACCAGCACAAAAACCGTCAGGAAAAGCAACAACGTAACAAAGACAAAAACGAAAACGGCGAAAACCGCCAGCGAGAAGCGAACCACCACCGCAAAACGCACCAGCAAGACCTCATCGACTGCCAGTAAAACCGCTTCCCGCCGCACTTCCGGCACTTCCGTTAAACAGGCCAGCACGCATCTGACTGCGCAAGCCTGTTCAAAAACCCGTAAAAACCGCAAAACCCGATGCGTTAACGGGCCGCTGACTATCGCAGATGCGCATAAAGCACGCGTGAAGAAAGCCCAGAACACCGCCATGAACAAACTGATGAACCAGATTGGCAAGCCGTATCACTGGGGCGGCACCTCGCCGCGCACCGGTTTCGACTGTAGCGGTCTGGTCTGGTATGCCTATAAAGATCTGGTGAAATTCCGCATTCCACGCACCGCGAATGAAATGTATCACCTGCGCGATGCCGCGCCGGTCAACCGTGGCGAGCTGGAAAGCGGCGATCTGGTGTTCTTCCGCACCCAGGGCCGCGGCACGGCCGATCATGTCGGCGTGTATGTTGGCAACGGCAAATTTATCCAGTCACCGCGTAGCGGACAGGAAATTCAGATAACCTCGCTCAGCGAAGATTACTGGCAGCGCCACTATGTTGGCGCGCGCCGGGTGATGACCCCGCGCACGATCCGTTAA
- a CDS encoding Grx4 family monothiol glutaredoxin, protein MSTTLEKIQRQIAENPILLYMKGSPKLPSCGFSAQAVQALSACGERFAYVDILQNPDIRAELPKYANWPTFPQLWVDGELVGGCDIVIEMYQRGELQQLIKETAAKHNPEAPAAE, encoded by the coding sequence ATGAGCACTACGCTTGAAAAAATTCAACGCCAGATCGCTGAAAACCCGATTCTGCTGTACATGAAAGGCTCACCGAAGCTGCCGAGCTGCGGCTTCTCCGCTCAGGCGGTACAGGCGCTGTCTGCCTGCGGCGAGCGTTTTGCGTATGTCGATATCCTGCAAAACCCGGATATCCGCGCCGAGCTGCCGAAATACGCTAACTGGCCGACGTTCCCGCAGCTGTGGGTGGATGGCGAGCTGGTCGGCGGTTGCGACATCGTGATTGAAATGTATCAGCGCGGCGAACTCCAGCAGCTGATCAAAGAAACGGCCGCGAAGCACAACCCGGAAGCGCCGGCTGCCGAGTAA
- the rnt gene encoding ribonuclease T, giving the protein MSDNAQLTGLADRFRGFYPVVIDVETAGFNAKTDALLEIAAITLKMDADGWLTPDETLHFHVEPFEGAILQPEALAFNGIDPHNPLRGAVSEYDALHAIFKMVRKGMKESNCNRAIMVAHNATFDHGFMMAAAERASLKRNPFHPFVTFDTAALSGLALGQTVLAKACIAAGMAFDSTQAHSALYDTEQTALLFCEIVNRWKRLGGWPLPVAADSATPEDSE; this is encoded by the coding sequence ATGTCCGATAACGCTCAACTGACCGGTCTGGCCGACCGTTTTCGTGGCTTTTACCCTGTTGTCATCGATGTGGAAACCGCCGGTTTTAATGCGAAAACCGATGCGCTGCTGGAAATTGCCGCCATTACGCTGAAAATGGATGCCGATGGCTGGCTCACCCCCGATGAGACGCTGCACTTTCACGTTGAGCCTTTCGAAGGCGCGATCCTCCAGCCCGAAGCGCTGGCATTTAACGGTATCGACCCGCATAACCCGCTGCGCGGCGCCGTCAGCGAATATGACGCGCTGCACGCCATTTTTAAAATGGTGCGCAAGGGCATGAAAGAGAGCAACTGCAACCGGGCGATTATGGTGGCCCATAACGCCACGTTCGATCACGGCTTTATGATGGCGGCGGCAGAGCGCGCGTCGCTCAAGCGCAACCCGTTCCATCCGTTCGTCACCTTCGATACCGCGGCGTTAAGCGGCCTGGCGCTGGGCCAGACCGTGCTCGCGAAAGCCTGCATCGCGGCAGGCATGGCGTTTGACAGCACCCAGGCGCATTCAGCGCTCTACGACACCGAGCAGACCGCCCTGCTGTTTTGCGAAATCGTCAACCGCTGGAAACGCCTCGGCGGCTGGCCGCTGCCCGTGGCCGCTGACAGCGCGACGCCCGAAGACAGCGAATAA
- the gloA gene encoding lactoylglutathione lyase: protein MRLLHTMLRVGDLQRSIDFYTNVLGMKLLRTSENPEYKYSLAFVGYGPESEEAVIELTYNWGVESYELGTAYGHIAISVDNAADACERIRNNGGNVTREAGPVKGGSTVIAFVEDPDGYKIELIEEKDAGRGLGN, encoded by the coding sequence ATGCGCTTACTTCATACCATGCTCCGCGTTGGCGACCTGCAACGCTCCATCGATTTCTACACCAACGTTCTCGGCATGAAACTGCTGCGCACCAGTGAAAACCCGGAATACAAATATTCTCTGGCGTTCGTCGGTTACGGCCCGGAGAGCGAAGAAGCAGTGATTGAACTGACCTACAACTGGGGCGTGGAGAGCTATGAGCTCGGTACCGCCTACGGCCACATCGCCATCAGCGTGGACAATGCCGCTGACGCCTGCGAGCGTATCCGCAACAACGGCGGCAACGTGACCCGCGAAGCGGGCCCGGTTAAAGGCGGCAGCACCGTTATCGCCTTTGTTGAAGATCCAGACGGTTACAAAATCGAGCTTATCGAAGAGAAAGACGCGGGTCGCGGCCTCGGCAACTGA
- the nemA gene encoding alkene reductase, translating to MQDEKLFTPLNVGAITAPNRVFMAPLTRLRSIEPGDIPTAMMAEYYRQRASAGLIISEATQISAQAKGYAGAPGLHSDEQIAAWKKITAAVHDADGRIAVQLWHTGRISHSSIQPGGAAPVAPSAINAGTRTSLRDENGKAIRVDTTTPRALETHEIPGIVDDFRKAVGNARDAGFDMVELHSAHGYLLHQFLSPSSNQRTDQYGGSVENRARLVLEVVDAVSKEWSADRIGIRVSPIGSFQNVDNGPNEEADALYLIEELNKRGIAYLHMSEPDWAGGVPYTDEFRQKVRERFDGAIIGAGAYSREKAEALIAKGLIDAVAFGRDYIANPDLVERLRKKAELNPQRPESFYGGGAEGYIDYPTL from the coding sequence ATGCAAGACGAAAAGCTGTTTACCCCGCTGAACGTGGGCGCCATCACCGCCCCTAACCGCGTATTTATGGCGCCGCTGACCCGCCTGCGCAGTATCGAGCCGGGCGATATTCCCACCGCGATGATGGCGGAATATTACCGCCAGCGCGCCAGCGCCGGGCTGATTATCAGCGAAGCCACCCAGATCTCCGCGCAGGCCAAAGGCTACGCGGGCGCGCCGGGTCTGCACAGCGACGAACAGATCGCCGCCTGGAAGAAAATCACTGCGGCGGTACATGACGCCGATGGCCGTATCGCCGTGCAGCTCTGGCACACGGGGCGTATTTCCCACAGCAGCATCCAGCCGGGCGGCGCAGCGCCGGTTGCGCCTTCGGCGATCAACGCAGGCACCCGCACTTCGCTGCGCGATGAAAACGGTAAAGCTATTCGTGTTGACACCACCACGCCGCGCGCGCTGGAAACGCACGAAATTCCGGGCATCGTTGACGATTTCCGCAAGGCCGTAGGCAACGCGCGCGACGCCGGTTTCGATATGGTCGAGCTGCACTCCGCGCACGGCTACCTACTGCATCAGTTCCTGTCGCCGTCCTCTAACCAGCGCACCGATCAGTATGGCGGCAGCGTCGAAAACCGCGCCCGTCTGGTGCTGGAAGTGGTCGACGCCGTCAGCAAAGAGTGGAGCGCCGACCGCATCGGCATCCGCGTGTCGCCGATTGGCAGTTTCCAGAATGTCGACAACGGCCCGAACGAAGAAGCCGACGCGCTGTATCTGATTGAAGAGCTGAACAAACGCGGCATCGCGTATCTGCATATGTCCGAGCCGGACTGGGCGGGCGGCGTGCCTTACACTGACGAATTCCGCCAGAAAGTGCGCGAGCGCTTCGACGGTGCCATCATTGGCGCAGGCGCGTACAGCCGTGAAAAAGCCGAGGCGCTGATCGCCAAAGGCTTGATCGACGCTGTCGCGTTTGGTCGTGATTACATCGCCAACCCGGATCTGGTTGAACGCCTGCGTAAGAAGGCCGAGCTCAACCCGCAGCGCCCGGAATCCTTCTACGGCGGCGGCGCGGAAGGGTACATCGACTACCCGACACTGTGA